Genomic segment of Limnothrix sp. FACHB-406:
CAGATCTGGTTTTTGTTGAAGCTGATCAAAAGCTTGCAAAATCACTGGCACTTCTCGAAAGGATAAAAATCCCGGCACATAGGGAAAAGGAGTGGGAATTCGAGCGATCGCAAATTCGAGTCGCTCCAAGCCAGGAAAGCTCAAAACCACAACGGCTGCACGGGCGATCGCGCCATTTTCTTCAAACCCCACATCAGCTCCCCCAATCAATTTTGGGGCAGAGAATTGATCCTGCAAGATCACTCGATCGCGCAGTTGATTTTGAATTTCTTTGGCGGCTTCTGTCGTTTTTGGCCAATCATCAATTAAGTTCATTTCATCAATCTCATCTGATACATTTTTCTTTTAAAGATTTGATATCAATAACATTTTTATTAAATTTCCTGCAATGCGTATCATCTAAGACGTTGGGAATCGTAAATAGTGCATTAATTCTCCGAGCAGTTCACCAGATAAATTCAAGCGGCGTTTTAAATCAATTAAACTGCGGAAAGCACCCCGCTCTTGGCGATCGCGAATCATTCTTTCTGCTAAGGCGCGATCGACCCCCGGCAGCCGCTCCAGTTCATCAACTGTGGCGTGATTAGCATCCAAGGTTCGTTGAAAAGAAGCCGCCTCCGGATCGTAAAAATAAAACCGTAAAACCGGTGTCCAAGGCTCCAACTGTGCCACCGTTACCCCTAAAGCAGCAGCCAAATCTTCTAATCCATAAAACACCACTCCACTCGCACTCAATTGAGTCAGCAAGGTGGCTTGCCGAATCGATAGCCCTGGCAATCGTAACCAATCGTCAATGCTGGCGCGATTAGCATCAATTGCAATGCCCATTTCGGCCGCCACCGCCACTTCCAACGCAGAATTAAGCCGACAAAATGGATCACGCGCAATTTTGCTGCGAGCTGCTTTCAAAGCCGGGTTTGCAGGCTGAAAGGGAGCTTGAAGCCAACTGAATAACGGATTTTGAGAAGAGAACTGAGGCACAGAAGTCAACAAAATTATGGTGATTTAACTAACTGGAAGCTTCTAGCTAACTGAATTTCGGTTAAGCTAAACCTGAGTGGCTACTAGATTTTGATCCAACTTAGATCAAGATCTGAATCAGTGCTAAAAAGTTGAGATCAGGTCATGGTTCGCTCAGCAACCAAGGTCAAATCTTTTAATCTTTCAAACTTAGATTGATGACAGCCAATCTAAATTTGGTCGAGTAGCAGACGGCGCTTTTGTTCAAACTCTGCCTCAGAAATTAATCCCTCTTGGCGAAGTCGATCCAATTCTCGCAGGGCATCTCCCACCGCATTTACCCGCTCCGGTTGCACAGTAACCGTGACCGTTCGTTGGGCGGACGGTAGCTCTTTATTAAAGTTGCGATCGAACTCTTCTTGGTCTTGGGAAAGATACCAAATTGCCTCGATCGCACTGGCAATTTGCGGAATCATTGTCCAAAAAAACAGAAAATAAGCCACGCCCCACCATCGTTGCCGCAAATAAAACTTGTGCAACCCCGATGCAAAGGGAACCACAAAACAGGTGAGGGCCAGGGCCACGGCCATCGTTCGCTTGCGTGGTCGGGTTAAGGTTCCTGCCACTTCCGTCATGGTTCTCTCCTCAGTTAACTGGCTGGCAATGGAAGTTACTCGTTAGACAACGGATTCAGCAACGAAACATAGAAAAAGCAAGGCAAAACAGGCGAACAATAGAGCATTGACCGTTGCCAAGCCTCGGCTACTCTGGGGACTCAGCACCGGTCTGGAACTCCCTTGGCTGAGTTGGTGGCAGCGATGTTGCGCCCATTGTTCATGATAGTTGGCAAATTGGCGGGTCGAGGGGCGGCGCGCGCCAAAGCAACATCGGTTACACCCATTGAACACCCATTGAACCGCAGACCGAGCAAACCAGCCCTCGATCGCCCCTGTTCATTGCCCTAATTTCTCTGCGCAAAGTCCGATCGTTCAAGTTCGGATCTCCCGACTGGGTGGGCGTTTTGCCTCAGAGGAGAATCGGCTAAGATCAAAGACAAATGGGTGTTAACAATGACCCAGGCATAAAACATGAGCATTTTTGATTCTGAAATTGTCCAACAGGAAGCCAAGGAAATTTTTGGCACTTATCAATCCCTAGTGCAGCTTGGGGGCGACTACGGCAAGTTCGATCGCGAAGGGAAGCGACTTTACATCGAACAGATGGAAACCGTGCTCGATCGCTATCGAATTTTC
This window contains:
- a CDS encoding ComEA family DNA-binding protein, whose product is MKAARSKIARDPFCRLNSALEVAVAAEMGIAIDANRASIDDWLRLPGLSIRQATLLTQLSASGVVFYGLEDLAAALGVTVAQLEPWTPVLRFYFYDPEAASFQRTLDANHATVDELERLPGVDRALAERMIRDRQERGAFRSLIDLKRRLNLSGELLGELMHYLRFPTS
- a CDS encoding NINE protein, which translates into the protein MTEVAGTLTRPRKRTMAVALALTCFVVPFASGLHKFYLRQRWWGVAYFLFFWTMIPQIASAIEAIWYLSQDQEEFDRNFNKELPSAQRTVTVTVQPERVNAVGDALRELDRLRQEGLISEAEFEQKRRLLLDQI
- a CDS encoding DUF1825 family protein; this translates as MSIFDSEIVQQEAKEIFGTYQSLVQLGGDYGKFDREGKRLYIEQMETVLDRYRIFMKRFELSDDFMAKMQVEQLKTHLSQFGMTPQMMFDQMHITLERMKAELEASKN